One part of the bacterium genome encodes these proteins:
- a CDS encoding NUDIX domain-containing protein: MKPAKILFCGSFKFLDEMKRVANELKLFGCQCFLPRFFLGDFSSLEIEKIKNDLKEKGLKRNEFKKIIKVTGWFYEKLRQADILVIFDKEGYVGLSLSAEIGAAQIMGKPTFFIAEPKDAGLRAMLRFSKNFKIVPPEVLIEELETLKQWAWVKKCDHTSVGMHIWRNGKLLLIERKKPPFGFAPPAGHVDGSISFEEAAKRELQEEVGLRAKKLKLIFEGRKQNPCRRKGGAWHYWKVYNVEAEGQIKRSVYETKNIGWYSSKQIENLAEKTRRYLAGQIPEREWVKSPGLEVFWYRWRKELKIF, from the coding sequence ATGAAGCCGGCTAAAATTCTTTTCTGCGGCAGTTTTAAGTTTCTTGACGAGATGAAACGAGTAGCAAATGAGCTGAAACTTTTTGGTTGCCAATGTTTTTTGCCGCGATTCTTCTTGGGCGATTTTTCTTCTTTGGAAATAGAGAAGATTAAAAACGATTTAAAAGAGAAAGGTTTAAAGAGAAATGAGTTTAAAAAGATAATCAAAGTGACTGGTTGGTTCTATGAGAAACTTCGGCAAGCGGACATTTTAGTTATTTTTGACAAAGAAGGGTATGTTGGTCTTTCTTTGTCGGCGGAAATCGGAGCCGCCCAAATTATGGGAAAACCTACTTTTTTTATCGCTGAGCCCAAAGACGCGGGATTAAGGGCGATGTTAAGGTTTTCCAAAAATTTTAAAATTGTCCCTCCGGAGGTATTAATAGAAGAGCTTGAAACTCTGAAACAATGGGCTTGGGTTAAAAAATGCGATCATACCAGCGTCGGCATGCATATCTGGCGCAATGGCAAATTGCTTTTGATTGAGAGGAAAAAACCGCCTTTCGGTTTTGCTCCGCCAGCCGGCCACGTAGACGGCAGTATCAGTTTTGAAGAAGCAGCTAAAAGAGAACTTCAAGAGGAAGTCGGCTTAAGGGCTAAAAAACTGAAATTGATTTTTGAAGGAAGAAAACAGAACCCTTGCCGAAGAAAAGGCGGAGCCTGGCATTATTGGAAAGTGTACAATGTAGAGGCAGAAGGTCAGATCAAACGGAGTGTATATGAGACTAAAAATATCGGCTGGTATTCTTCGAAGCAAATAGAAAACTTAGCCGAGAAGACCCGACGTTATCTCGCCGGTCAGATTCCTGAGAGGGAATGGGTAAAATCGCCAGGATTGGAGGTTTTCTGGTATAGGTGGCGAAAGGAACTAAAAATCTTCTGA
- a CDS encoding septum formation initiator family protein — protein MIAKTKTKKSKKDLPQSRINLWFFIVIFLLIGIFLASSGWQMAQRRKELFLRTDALEKEIAVLEKRNLELKAGTDSSSQESFLEKKARENFQLKKPGEKVVIVVVSPSASPEPAAREQSGFWWQKILDKLGL, from the coding sequence ATGATAGCAAAAACAAAGACAAAGAAAAGCAAAAAGGATCTGCCGCAAAGCCGGATCAATTTGTGGTTTTTTATAGTTATTTTTCTGCTGATCGGGATATTTTTGGCATCTTCCGGCTGGCAAATGGCCCAGAGGCGCAAAGAACTGTTTTTAAGAACCGACGCTCTGGAAAAAGAGATCGCCGTCTTGGAGAAAAGGAATCTGGAGCTGAAAGCCGGCACGGATTCTTCTTCCCAAGAAAGTTTTCTGGAGAAAAAAGCCAGAGAGAACTTCCAGCTAAAAAAACCTGGAGAAAAAGTGGTGATTGTGGTCGTTTCGCCTTCGGCCAGCCCGGAGCCGGCAGCCCGGGAGCAATCAGGGTTTTGGTGGCAAAAAATCTTAGATAAATTAGGCTTATAG
- a CDS encoding ribonuclease HI family protein: MNQRRIVVYTDGGSRGNPGPSALGVVICSEKGEPIRKYGEFLGEMTNNQAEYRAVIFALKKIKALWGRKTAAKIEVEIRSDSELLVSQLMGEYKILDENIQKLFILVWNLKIDYKKVEFVLIPREENQEADFLANEALDQEDRVRRLI, translated from the coding sequence CATCGTAGTTTATACTGATGGGGGTTCAAGAGGAAACCCTGGGCCTTCGGCTTTGGGAGTAGTCATTTGCTCGGAAAAAGGAGAGCCGATAAGAAAATACGGCGAGTTTTTAGGGGAAATGACCAATAATCAGGCCGAATACCGGGCCGTGATTTTCGCCTTAAAAAAAATCAAGGCTCTCTGGGGTAGAAAGACAGCTGCCAAAATAGAAGTTGAGATAAGGTCTGATTCTGAGCTTTTGGTCAGCCAATTGATGGGCGAGTACAAGATTCTCGACGAGAATATCCAGAAACTATTTATTTTGGTCTGGAATCTGAAAATTGATTACAAGAAAGTGGAATTTGTATTGATTCCCCGCGAAGAAAACCAGGAAGCAGATTTTCTGGCCAATGAGGCCTTAGATCAAGAAGATAGGGTCCGGAGGCTAATATAA
- a CDS encoding aminotransferase class I/II-fold pyridoxal phosphate-dependent enzyme codes for MKIQPSKLREWNTKFEFSTKINISDCSIYPLTLKELFLIAGKGAKKEFEKLSLGYTKTWGEDILRQEIAKTYQNIKADNILVTNGAIEAIFLIMNVLSNTGDEMISFFPNYQALFQIAKTCGVKIKWWKLDEKKYFSPDFNQLSRLITKDTKAIIINQPQVPTGFVFTKSDYLTLIKICRKCGLYLVSDEVCRWLYLDKSNGISPAVDLYDKAISIGDVSKSFGAGGLRIGWLASQNREILEKCIPLRGYTTMSNSAPSEYLATLILRNRKEILKSRLTTAEINYQLLDKFVRKNIDKISLIMPAGGVTVFPKLKLKINSLNFCKKLIEKKNTMLVPGTVYGMPKNLRLGFGCKTRLFRKGLAGLQQYLKSL; via the coding sequence ATGAAAATCCAACCGTCAAAATTAAGAGAGTGGAATACCAAATTTGAGTTTTCAACAAAAATAAACATTTCCGATTGCTCAATTTACCCCTTAACTTTAAAGGAGTTGTTTCTTATTGCTGGGAAAGGAGCGAAAAAGGAATTTGAGAAATTAAGCTTGGGTTATACCAAAACTTGGGGCGAGGACATTTTGCGGCAAGAGATCGCCAAAACTTACCAGAATATAAAGGCCGATAATATTTTGGTGACCAACGGCGCTATAGAAGCAATTTTCCTAATTATGAACGTATTGAGTAATACTGGCGACGAAATGATTTCTTTTTTCCCGAATTACCAAGCATTGTTCCAAATAGCCAAAACTTGCGGAGTAAAAATAAAATGGTGGAAATTGGATGAAAAAAAATATTTCTCCCCTGATTTTAACCAGTTATCAAGATTAATTACGAAAGACACGAAAGCTATTATTATTAACCAACCTCAAGTGCCGACTGGTTTTGTTTTTACTAAAAGCGATTATCTGACTTTGATTAAAATTTGTCGTAAATGCGGCCTTTATTTGGTTTCTGACGAGGTCTGCCGCTGGCTTTATTTGGATAAAAGCAATGGAATTTCGCCAGCAGTCGATCTTTATGATAAGGCAATCAGTATTGGCGATGTTTCAAAATCTTTCGGCGCCGGCGGTCTGAGAATCGGCTGGCTAGCCTCCCAAAATAGGGAGATATTAGAAAAATGTATACCCTTGCGAGGGTATACGACAATGAGCAATTCTGCGCCGAGCGAGTATTTAGCAACATTAATTTTGAGAAATAGGAAAGAGATCCTTAAATCGCGGTTAACAACGGCGGAGATAAATTACCAGTTACTTGATAAGTTTGTCCGTAAGAATATAGATAAAATATCATTAATCATGCCAGCTGGCGGGGTAACGGTTTTCCCGAAGTTGAAATTAAAAATAAATTCTTTGAATTTTTGCAAAAAACTGATTGAGAAGAAAAATACTATGTTAGTGCCAGGAACAGTTTATGGAATGCCAAAAAATCTTAGACTAGGTTTTGGTTGTAAAACAAGATTGTTTAGAAAAGGGTTAGCTGGATTGCAGCAGTATTTAAAATCTCTTTGA
- a CDS encoding ABC-2 family transporter protein produces the protein MLRIKKYLAFFKNQFSATIYYRGSILVWIFSNLIFLTVIISVWLSVGSNQSLGGYNQSELIGYYLAGFFLHWVVNWLPFYSTADEIKSGDIVASSLTKPFSFYWRKFSEEAGWHSFAVIMGLTLTLVLAVILQQQGLVAFEFVWDRLLWAVLAIFLAIFLIFGFSLCLGLLAFWFTEVWTVDTLFWAGRNFLGGWYLPISFFPGAFQTIIRILPFRYLFSFPLEIFFGKLSLEEIAFGIAVSLFWILFFNLLYKIMWERGRKAYTAFGQ, from the coding sequence ATGCTACGCATTAAAAAATATCTTGCTTTTTTTAAGAATCAGTTCTCGGCCACCATTTATTACCGGGGGTCGATTTTGGTTTGGATCTTTTCCAACCTCATTTTTTTGACAGTCATCATTTCTGTTTGGCTGTCGGTCGGTTCCAACCAATCCCTCGGCGGCTACAATCAATCCGAGCTCATCGGTTATTATTTAGCCGGATTTTTCCTGCACTGGGTGGTCAACTGGCTGCCATTTTACAGCACTGCCGACGAGATTAAAAGCGGGGATATCGTCGCTTCCAGTCTAACCAAGCCCTTTTCTTTTTATTGGAGAAAATTTTCCGAAGAAGCCGGCTGGCATTCTTTTGCCGTTATTATGGGCTTGACCCTGACTTTGGTTTTAGCCGTTATCTTGCAGCAACAAGGGCTTGTCGCATTTGAGTTTGTCTGGGACAGGTTGCTTTGGGCGGTGCTGGCAATCTTTCTGGCCATTTTTTTGATTTTTGGATTTAGCTTGTGCCTAGGGCTTTTAGCTTTCTGGTTTACCGAAGTTTGGACAGTAGACACTCTTTTTTGGGCCGGGCGGAACTTTCTCGGCGGCTGGTATCTGCCGATTAGCTTTTTCCCGGGGGCTTTTCAGACGATTATCAGAATCTTGCCTTTCCGCTATTTGTTTTCTTTTCCCCTGGAAATTTTCTTCGGCAAACTTTCTTTAGAAGAAATTGCCTTTGGGATTGCGGTTTCTTTGTTTTGGATTTTGTTTTTCAATTTGCTTTACAAAATAATGTGGGAGCGGGGCAGAAAAGCATATACTGCCTTTGGACAGTGA
- the lepA gene encoding translation elongation factor 4 encodes MRNFCVIAHIDAGKSTLADRFLELTKTVAQDKMRPQYLDMMDIERERGITIKMQPVRMNYTLGAKRYTLNLIDTPGHVDFSYEVSRSLAAVEGAILLVDATKGVQAQTIANLEQAKKQNLVIIPVINKIDSPQAMIEEAKEEIMKIIDIDPEEILLISAKTGQGVAELLNRVVEKIPVPAGDPSKPFRALIFDSKFDVHKGVMAFVRVVDGNIKKGEKITLFFNKETGDVLEVGFFKPELSPLAELSAGEIGYLATGIKEPGKVHVGDTISLLQTINYKPQTSIKPLPGYQEPKSMVFASFYPENADDFDLLKDALNKLKLSDASLFFEPEAKEMLGRGFRCGFLGLLHTEITTERLGREFGLGLVISSPSVVYKIIDSRNEEREIYTAADWPEQFQIKEAKEPWMVLRVATPLSYIGPVFGVLSKLSGKHINTGHLSHEKILISYEAPLREIITNLYENIKNVTSGYASIDYQPLGYRPAQLVKLDILISGRKYEAFSKIVPEEKAFEEGKKVVQKLKQTLPRQLFSVALQAAIGSKVIARETISAKGRDVIAPLYGGDYTRKRKLLEQQKKGKAELKEKGQLHIPQKVFLEMLRS; translated from the coding sequence ATGAGGAATTTTTGCGTCATTGCCCATATCGACGCCGGCAAATCGACTCTAGCAGATCGTTTTTTGGAATTGACCAAGACCGTCGCCCAAGACAAAATGCGGCCGCAGTATTTGGACATGATGGATATAGAAAGAGAAAGGGGGATTACCATCAAGATGCAGCCAGTGCGGATGAACTATACGCTAGGCGCTAAACGCTATACGCTAAATTTGATAGACACTCCCGGACACGTGGATTTCAGTTACGAGGTCTCCCGTTCTTTAGCTGCGGTCGAGGGGGCAATCTTGTTGGTCGACGCTACCAAAGGCGTCCAGGCGCAGACGATTGCCAATTTAGAGCAAGCAAAGAAACAGAATTTGGTCATTATCCCGGTAATCAATAAAATTGATTCGCCGCAGGCGATGATTGAAGAAGCAAAGGAAGAAATTATGAAGATTATTGATATTGATCCGGAAGAGATTCTTTTAATTTCCGCCAAAACCGGTCAAGGAGTGGCAGAATTATTGAATAGGGTAGTGGAGAAAATTCCCGTGCCAGCAGGAGATCCTTCAAAGCCATTCAGAGCTTTAATATTTGATTCAAAATTTGATGTTCATAAAGGAGTAATGGCTTTTGTCAGGGTGGTTGACGGCAACATTAAAAAAGGCGAAAAAATCACCTTATTTTTCAACAAGGAAACAGGCGATGTTCTGGAAGTTGGTTTTTTCAAGCCGGAACTGTCGCCTTTAGCAGAGCTTTCAGCCGGCGAAATCGGGTATTTGGCAACCGGCATCAAGGAGCCGGGCAAAGTTCATGTAGGCGACACAATTTCCTTGCTACAAACTATAAACTATAAACCGCAAACTTCAATAAAACCTCTGCCCGGATACCAGGAGCCCAAATCAATGGTTTTCGCTTCTTTTTACCCGGAGAACGCTGACGATTTTGATTTATTAAAAGACGCTTTGAATAAATTAAAGCTTAGCGATGCCTCATTGTTTTTTGAGCCGGAAGCCAAGGAAATGCTCGGTCGGGGATTCAGATGCGGATTTCTGGGGTTATTGCATACCGAGATTACCACCGAACGTTTGGGGCGCGAATTCGGGCTGGGCTTGGTAATCTCTTCGCCGTCGGTAGTGTATAAAATTATTGACAGTAGAAATGAAGAAAGGGAAATTTACACTGCCGCTGACTGGCCGGAACAATTCCAGATCAAAGAAGCCAAAGAGCCGTGGATGGTTTTGCGAGTGGCCACGCCCCTTAGTTATATTGGCCCTGTTTTCGGAGTCCTGTCAAAACTTTCCGGCAAGCATATTAATACCGGTCATTTGAGCCACGAAAAAATCCTCATTTCTTATGAAGCGCCTTTGCGGGAAATTATCACTAACCTTTATGAAAACATCAAGAACGTCACTTCCGGATACGCTTCGATCGATTATCAGCCGCTGGGATACCGGCCGGCCCAATTGGTGAAGCTTGACATCTTGATTTCCGGCAGAAAATATGAAGCCTTTTCTAAGATAGTGCCGGAAGAAAAAGCGTTCGAGGAAGGCAAAAAAGTCGTTCAGAAACTGAAGCAAACCCTGCCGCGCCAGCTGTTTTCGGTCGCTTTGCAAGCAGCCATTGGATCCAAGGTGATTGCCCGGGAAACCATTTCTGCCAAGGGCAGGGACGTCATTGCTCCTTTGTACGGCGGCGATTATACTCGGAAAAGAAAGCTTTTGGAGCAGCAGAAAAAAGGCAAAGCCGAGCTGAAAGAAAAAGGCCAGCTTCATATTCCCCAAAAGGTTTTCCTGGAGATGCTGCGCAGCTAG
- a CDS encoding NUDIX hydrolase, translating into MLFREKSRFADLNTLKLPTDHFNFHLKQLIGAGLIQKDKKGFYSLAIKGKEFANRLDTDKIVLERQAKVAVVVCAVRQHGETRQYLVQQRLKQPSYGFYGFVTGKIKWGETVSETAAREFLEETGLKAKLSLAGIEHKMDYSQRGEILEDKFFFIFRAENPKGPLTKNFEGGRNVWLTKKEILKLPDIFDDVLKIIGMVNQKNLAFLEAKYKVKRY; encoded by the coding sequence ATGTTATTTAGAGAAAAGTCGCGTTTTGCCGATTTAAACACCTTAAAGCTCCCGACAGACCACTTCAACTTCCATTTAAAACAACTGATTGGCGCCGGGCTTATACAAAAGGATAAAAAGGGTTTTTATTCGCTAGCCATCAAGGGCAAAGAGTTTGCCAATCGCCTGGACACCGACAAAATCGTTCTGGAAAGACAGGCAAAAGTAGCAGTCGTGGTCTGCGCTGTCCGCCAGCATGGTGAAACAAGGCAATACTTAGTTCAGCAACGACTAAAACAGCCCTCTTATGGTTTTTATGGTTTTGTCACCGGTAAAATCAAATGGGGCGAAACCGTCAGTGAAACAGCAGCTAGGGAGTTTCTTGAAGAAACAGGCTTAAAAGCCAAGTTATCTTTGGCTGGCATAGAACATAAAATGGATTATTCCCAACGAGGAGAAATTTTGGAGGACAAGTTCTTCTTCATTTTTCGAGCCGAAAACCCGAAAGGCCCACTCACAAAGAACTTTGAGGGCGGCCGCAATGTCTGGCTGACTAAAAAAGAAATTCTCAAGTTGCCCGATATTTTTGACGACGTCTTGAAAATTATAGGAATGGTTAATCAAAAAAACCTGGCCTTTCTTGAGGCCAAGTACAAAGTCAAAAGATATTAA
- a CDS encoding class I SAM-dependent methyltransferase, with the protein MENIYENMYRAGANVFQNNPRIKIMSGIINQLDLKDKDVLDIGCHEGYLLSLIENKNNNFYGLDASNYAVEESFKKGIKVKKFYFDGKSEIPFSGNSFDLINAGDIIEHIYDTDFFLEEIRRLLRPNGYFLISTPNVASFGRRILLLLSINPFIETSPNEAESSGHIRYFTFKTLKRILEKHSFKIILKKSDVLNLSNDGRFRCFLLPKLFLSLGQSIIYLCQKN; encoded by the coding sequence ATGGAAAACATTTACGAGAATATGTATCGTGCTGGCGCTAATGTTTTTCAAAACAATCCCAGGATAAAAATTATGTCAGGGATTATTAACCAGCTTGATTTGAAAGATAAGGACGTTTTAGATATCGGCTGTCACGAAGGGTACCTTTTGTCTTTAATTGAAAACAAAAACAATAATTTTTACGGCCTAGACGCTAGTAATTATGCCGTTGAAGAATCGTTTAAAAAAGGTATTAAGGTCAAAAAATTCTATTTTGATGGCAAATCAGAAATTCCTTTTTCTGGTAATTCTTTCGATTTAATCAATGCCGGCGATATCATTGAACATATTTATGATACTGATTTTTTTCTCGAAGAGATTAGAAGATTATTAAGGCCGAATGGTTATTTCCTAATTTCAACACCGAATGTCGCTTCTTTTGGCAGAAGAATATTGCTTTTATTAAGCATTAATCCTTTTATCGAAACATCACCTAACGAAGCAGAAAGTTCTGGACATATAAGGTATTTCACTTTTAAAACCTTAAAAAGAATTCTAGAAAAGCATTCTTTCAAAATTATCTTGAAAAAATCTGATGTTCTGAATTTATCTAATGATGGTAGATTCAGATGCTTCCTTCTCCCAAAACTATTTTTAAGTTTAGGGCAAAGTATTATTTATCTTTGCCAGAAGAATTAA
- the murJ gene encoding murein biosynthesis integral membrane protein MurJ — MFSRFLDKKLTGPALILAGSTFLSAVFGLWRDRLLAHIFGASRILDIYTASFRIPDLVYNFLIAGGLAVAFLPVFAEYFFQDKDQAWKATNYIFNAFALLLVVLAAILFLLAPALSDLILPGFSTQEKGIAIALSRLLLLNPILMGLASVFSGVLQYFHKFLVFGLAPLFYNLGIIFGILFLAPSFGIFGVGAGVIIGAICYFLIQLIFAVSCGFSWRPLLDFKDESLAKVFQLMVLRTVSVLSSQASVLVMTAIASIIGAGAISVFYFANNLQGFLAGLVGVSFATVVFPSLAKAASERDSENFSKDFHSGFRQVLWLSLAGSLLLFIFRDLAVKILLGGGRFSPEAQILTASAVGIFAFSIFAQAENPLLLRAFFSLKEAKKPAMISLAAMFINIALSCFLVKFLTGNNWMVSFLEKSLTGGKIANFSLLGLPLAFSISSILQFVLLTAFLKRKLKQSF; from the coding sequence ATGTTTTCAAGATTTCTAGATAAAAAACTGACCGGTCCGGCGTTGATACTGGCCGGTTCCACCTTTTTGAGCGCGGTTTTTGGACTTTGGCGCGACCGGCTTTTAGCTCACATTTTTGGCGCCAGCCGTATTTTAGACATTTATACCGCTTCTTTCAGAATTCCTGACTTAGTCTATAATTTTTTGATTGCCGGCGGGCTAGCGGTAGCTTTTTTGCCGGTTTTTGCCGAATACTTTTTTCAAGACAAAGACCAGGCCTGGAAAGCGACAAACTATATTTTTAACGCCTTTGCCTTACTCTTAGTTGTACTGGCAGCGATTCTGTTCTTGCTGGCTCCGGCATTATCAGATTTAATTCTGCCGGGATTTTCAACGCAGGAAAAGGGAATTGCGATTGCTCTGTCCAGGCTTTTGCTTTTAAACCCGATTTTAATGGGATTGGCGAGCGTGTTTTCGGGTGTTCTTCAGTATTTTCACAAATTCCTTGTTTTTGGCCTAGCACCCCTGTTTTATAATTTGGGAATTATTTTCGGGATCCTGTTTTTGGCGCCGAGCTTTGGGATTTTTGGAGTGGGGGCGGGCGTGATTATAGGAGCTATCTGTTATTTTTTGATCCAGCTTATTTTTGCAGTTTCCTGCGGATTTTCTTGGCGCCCTCTCCTTGATTTTAAGGACGAATCATTGGCCAAAGTTTTCCAATTGATGGTTTTGCGCACAGTTTCCGTTTTGAGTTCCCAGGCGAGTGTCTTGGTGATGACAGCCATTGCTTCGATTATCGGGGCCGGGGCAATCTCGGTTTTCTATTTTGCCAATAACTTACAGGGTTTTTTGGCCGGTTTAGTCGGGGTTTCTTTTGCGACGGTCGTTTTTCCTTCCTTGGCCAAAGCTGCCAGCGAAAGGGATTCCGAAAACTTTTCCAAAGACTTCCATTCCGGGTTCCGGCAGGTTTTGTGGCTTTCTCTGGCGGGGAGCCTCCTGCTTTTTATTTTTCGCGACTTGGCCGTCAAAATTTTGCTGGGTGGCGGCCGTTTCTCTCCAGAGGCGCAAATCCTCACCGCTTCCGCCGTCGGCATTTTTGCTTTTTCCATTTTTGCCCAAGCAGAAAACCCCCTGCTTTTGAGGGCATTTTTTTCACTGAAGGAGGCAAAAAAGCCGGCCATGATTTCTCTCGCCGCCATGTTCATTAATATCGCCCTTTCTTGCTTTCTGGTGAAGTTTTTGACGGGAAATAACTGGATGGTTAGCTTTTTGGAGAAGTCCCTGACCGGAGGAAAGATAGCCAATTTTTCCTTGCTCGGCCTGCCCCTGGCGTTTTCTATTTCTTCCATTTTGCAGTTCGTTTTGCTGACAGCATTTCTTAAAAGAAAACTTAAGCAGAGCTTTTAA
- a CDS encoding ABC-2 family transporter protein — MRKYWLIFKTNLEKSLEYRAELFAHLIMGAFTLVIMIFIFKAVFKQTDNFAGYTFSSMLTYLVMVRVLHATNRWNTSRLIGDEIKEGSLSMYLTRPVSYLRYWFSLFLADRFFEFLVRSSLILAFLVLVPTLFTFPSAGKLIVFFAFLPLALFLNFVFNLLLALLAFWVTDVRLFSTFVDLLVGFLAGSLVPLEMFPAAVRNISYFLPFQYTLYFPIKIYQGSLGPSQIATGVFVSLLWIGFLLVVLNYLWNKGLKRYEATGQ, encoded by the coding sequence ATGAGGAAATATTGGCTGATTTTTAAGACAAACTTGGAAAAAAGTCTAGAGTACAGGGCTGAACTTTTTGCCCATCTGATCATGGGAGCTTTTACTTTAGTGATTATGATCTTCATCTTTAAGGCAGTTTTCAAACAGACCGATAACTTTGCCGGCTACACTTTTTCTTCAATGTTAACGTATTTGGTAATGGTTAGGGTTCTGCATGCCACCAATCGCTGGAACACCTCAAGGCTGATTGGCGATGAAATAAAGGAAGGCAGTCTCTCAATGTATCTTACTAGACCGGTAAGTTATCTTCGCTACTGGTTTTCTCTGTTTTTGGCTGATAGATTCTTCGAATTTTTGGTTAGGTCTTCCCTCATCTTAGCCTTTCTTGTTTTGGTGCCAACTCTTTTCACCTTCCCTTCGGCCGGAAAATTAATCGTCTTTTTCGCCTTTTTGCCATTGGCCCTCTTCCTTAACTTCGTTTTTAATCTTTTGCTGGCTCTCTTGGCCTTTTGGGTGACGGATGTTCGTTTGTTTTCTACTTTTGTCGATCTTTTAGTCGGGTTTCTGGCCGGATCCCTGGTTCCCCTGGAGATGTTTCCCGCCGCTGTAAGAAATATCAGCTATTTTCTGCCGTTTCAATATACGCTTTATTTTCCCATAAAGATTTATCAGGGTTCATTGGGTCCTTCTCAAATAGCAACAGGCGTTTTTGTTTCTCTTTTGTGGATAGGCTTCCTTCTGGTGGTTTTGAATTATCTCTGGAACAAAGGGCTTAAACGCTATGAAGCAACCGGGCAGTAA
- a CDS encoding ABC-2 family transporter protein translates to MLRYLKLYFHFFRNCLVRELEFRFNVFILSIIHIFWLGVMLGSVILIFGQVDSLAGWQKQEVMILAVVGMLFHDIMEMFFMGNLQRFSHFIRHGEFDFILLKPVNPRFMASFRYVEFQNIFRIVIMVFVLASLLRGAGIQPTIYEWGGFLAFFLAGLITFYNIFFAVITTNFWLINVFNFNDIFDRLLSAGRYPVDVFKGRLKSFFAYAIPLGLIATFATEIFLGRAGQISFGIAALMVVATSLLSELFWQFALKHYSSASS, encoded by the coding sequence GTGCTACGCTACTTAAAACTATATTTCCATTTTTTCCGCAATTGCTTAGTCAGAGAATTGGAGTTCCGCTTCAATGTTTTTATCCTGTCGATAATTCATATTTTCTGGTTGGGGGTGATGCTGGGTTCGGTTATCTTAATCTTCGGCCAGGTAGATTCTTTGGCCGGCTGGCAAAAGCAAGAAGTCATGATTTTGGCGGTGGTGGGAATGCTTTTCCACGACATTATGGAAATGTTTTTTATGGGAAATCTGCAGCGGTTTTCTCATTTTATCCGCCACGGCGAATTTGATTTTATCCTCTTAAAGCCCGTCAACCCTCGCTTTATGGCATCTTTCCGCTACGTAGAGTTCCAGAATATTTTCAGGATTGTTATTATGGTTTTTGTCCTTGCCTCGCTTTTGCGCGGCGCTGGAATTCAGCCCACAATTTACGAGTGGGGCGGATTTTTGGCCTTCTTTCTCGCCGGCCTCATTACCTTTTATAATATCTTTTTTGCGGTCATTACCACGAATTTTTGGCTGATTAACGTTTTCAATTTTAACGACATTTTCGATCGTCTTCTTTCCGCCGGAAGATATCCGGTTGACGTTTTCAAGGGCCGGTTAAAATCATTTTTCGCTTACGCTATTCCCTTGGGGTTAATCGCCACTTTCGCAACGGAGATATTTTTAGGGAGAGCTGGGCAGATTTCTTTTGGGATAGCCGCTTTGATGGTGGTTGCCACCTCTCTGCTTTCGGAGTTGTTTTGGCAGTTCGCTTTAAAACATTATTCAAGCGCTAGTTCCTAA
- a CDS encoding YerC/YecD family TrpR-related protein, which produces MNWDNPKTKDLFEAILRLKSVAEAKRFFRDLLTEQEIIEFGKRWQAAQMLAKKASYSEIVEKTGLSSTTVARVSKWLNKGTGGYKLMLKRLNSHHHAAFPNGKGLR; this is translated from the coding sequence ATGAACTGGGATAATCCTAAAACCAAAGATTTATTTGAAGCGATTCTGCGACTTAAAAGCGTGGCCGAAGCCAAGCGGTTTTTTCGCGATCTTTTAACCGAGCAAGAAATCATTGAGTTTGGCAAAAGATGGCAGGCAGCCCAGATGCTGGCGAAAAAAGCATCTTATTCTGAAATCGTGGAAAAGACTGGTTTGAGCTCAACAACCGTGGCGCGGGTTTCCAAGTGGCTCAATAAGGGAACGGGCGGATACAAATTAATGCTTAAAAGATTGAATTCTCATCATCACGCAGCTTTTCCTAACGGGAAAGGGTTGCGTTGA